Proteins from a single region of Cryptococcus neoformans var. grubii H99 chromosome 5, complete sequence:
- a CDS encoding cellular nucleic acid-binding protein, with protein MFGAAAVPGSRQGCFKCGNLGHIAENCQAPGRLCYNCREPGHESTNCPQPRSTDGKQCYACGGVGHVKSDCPSMRGAFGPGQKCFKCGRPGHLARECTVPGFVGAFRGRGGFGGAFGGRPRPPINPDGTPVKCYRCNGENHLARDCLAPRDEAAILASKKCYKCQETGHIARDCTQEDVSPPAE; from the exons ATGTT tggagctgctgctgttccCGGATCCCGCCAGGGTTGCTTCAA GTGTGGTAACC TCGGCCACATTGCTGAAAATTGCCAAGCTCCTGGTCGCCTCTGTTACAATTGCAG GGAACCTGGGCACGAGTCGACCAACTGTCCGCAGCCCAGGTCTACCGATGGCAAGCAATGCTACGCTTGTGGTGGTGTAGGCCATGTTAAGTCTGACTGTCCATCTATGCGTGGAGCCTTCGGTCCCGGTCAGAAGTGCTTCAAATGTGGTCGACCCG GCCATTTGGCCCGCGAGTGCACTGTACCTGGATTCGTTGGTGCTTTCCGGGGCCGTGGCGGTTTCGGCGGAGCTTTTGGTGGCCGCCCTCGACCACCCATTAACCCTGATGGTACTCCTGTCAAATGCTACCGATGCAACGGTGAGAACCACCTTGCTCGAGACTGCCTTGCGCCTAGAGATGAAGCCGCAATTCTTGCCTCCAAGAAGTGCTACAAGTGCCAGGAGACCGGCCATATCGCTAG GGACTGCACCCAGGAAGATGTCTCTCCTCCTGCGGAGTAA